Proteins encoded within one genomic window of Oryza glaberrima chromosome 12, OglaRS2, whole genome shotgun sequence:
- the LOC127756611 gene encoding F-box/LRR-repeat protein 14-like isoform X2: protein MSSKLSLEDLPDALLAEIVKRIANTSDLKSISLVSKRLYTIEAEQRSSICVGSDLCPAIDALSALCSRFPNLLEVEMDYSGWKFHSNLLEKHIISLHLPVLRDLTLYIDDIRMGCLASCKNLMSLRLNSVSAIGSRGLLSVAVGCKNLTSLHIIKCNHIVSSDKWLEYIGSAGSLEELVVKNCKRISQYDLLKFGPGWMKLKKFEFKFKRSFHKYEPRDPCYVDNYQYGYDFCCESLKDVTLATVVTKPEVGLRCLLTKCKALERLCLHYVIGISDHDIITISQKCSNLRSISLSQEMLLCEIPGGTGVMARTPLTDDSLNALALRSHMLEAVELMFYGCAPDWPSEIAFTQDGLVTLLQSCPIRHLVLRGANFFDDEGMEALSSAQFLETLELMQCVAVTDVGMRFLAQSPCLKNLTLQMCYEVTDDGVCEVARARDLESLTVESCNQITVEASHGAAKSVHYKVDCPSYYD from the coding sequence ATGTCATCAAAGTTGTCATTGGAGGATCTCCCGGATGCATTGCTCGCAGAGATTGTAAAGAGGATTGCCAACACAAGTGACCTGAAGTCCATTTCCCTTGTGTCAAAGCGTCTGTATACTATCGAGGCGGAGCAAAGAAGTTCTATCTGTGTTGGCTCTGACCTTTGTCCAGCGATAGATGCCTTGTCAGCACTCTGTTCCCGATTCCCCAATTTGTTGGAAGTAGAGATGGACTACTCTGGTTGGAAATTTCACTCGAATCTGctagaaaaacatattatcTCATTGCACTTACCTGTCCTGCGTGATCTCACCTTATACATTGATGATATTCGTATGGGTTGTCTAGCTTCTTGCAAAAATTTGATGTCCCTCAGGTTGAACTCTGTATCAGCGATAGGCTCACGTGGACTTCTCTCGGTAGCTGTTGGTTGCAAGAATTTAACTTCTCTCCACATTATTAAGTGCAACCATATTGTTAGCAGTGATAAGTGGCTGGAGTACATTGGCAGTGCTGGGTCACTGGAAGAACTTGTAGTGAAGAACTGCAAGAGAATCAGCCAGTATGATCTCCTAAAATTTGGCCCTGGATGGATGAAGCTCAAGAAGTTCGAGTTCAAGTTCAAGAGAAGTTTTCACAAATATGAACCTCGTGACCCCTGTTATGTGGATAACTATCAGTATGGATATGATTTCTGCTGTGAAAGTTTGAAGGATGTCACTTTGGCTACGGTTGTAACTAAACCAGAGGTAGGACTTCGCTGTCTCCTGACAAAGTGCAAAGCATTAGAGAGACTCTGCCTTCACTATGTAATTGGCATAAGTGATCATGATATCATTACAATCTCCCAGAAATGCAGCAACCTTAGAAGCATCTCACTTTCTCAAGAGATGTTGCTCTGTGAAATACCTGGAGGCACAGGCGTAATGGCTAGGACGCCACTGACTGATGACAGCCTCAATGCTCTAGCCCTGAGATCTCATATGCTTGAAGCTGTTGAGCTTATGTTTTATGGTTGTGCTCCTGATTGGCCATCTGAGATAGCCTTCACACAGGATGGCCTTGTGACACTCCTCCAGTCCTGTCCGATTCGTCATCTCGTGCTACGTGGTGCTAACTTCTTCGATGATGAAGGAATGGAGGCTCTCTCATCTGCACAATTCCTGGAGACACTGGAGCTTATGCAATGTGTTGCTGTAACTGATGTCGGGATGCGCTTTCTTGCACAAAGCCCATGTTTGAAGAATCTCACACTGCAGATGTGTTACGAGGTTACTGATGATGGAGTGTGTGAGGTGGCTCGTGCACGGGATTTGGAGTCTCTCACTGTCGAAAGCTGTAATCAGATTACTGTAGAAGCTTCGCATGGGGCTGCCAAATCCGTTCACTACAAAGTTGATTGCCCAAGCTACTACGATTGA
- the LOC127756611 gene encoding F-box/LRR-repeat protein 14-like isoform X1: MSCLYCISITFDMHRSGPINFSPARQIAAKPEDCPAMSSKLSLEDLPDALLAEIVKRIANTSDLKSISLVSKRLYTIEAEQRSSICVGSDLCPAIDALSALCSRFPNLLEVEMDYSGWKFHSNLLEKHIISLHLPVLRDLTLYIDDIRMGCLASCKNLMSLRLNSVSAIGSRGLLSVAVGCKNLTSLHIIKCNHIVSSDKWLEYIGSAGSLEELVVKNCKRISQYDLLKFGPGWMKLKKFEFKFKRSFHKYEPRDPCYVDNYQYGYDFCCESLKDVTLATVVTKPEVGLRCLLTKCKALERLCLHYVIGISDHDIITISQKCSNLRSISLSQEMLLCEIPGGTGVMARTPLTDDSLNALALRSHMLEAVELMFYGCAPDWPSEIAFTQDGLVTLLQSCPIRHLVLRGANFFDDEGMEALSSAQFLETLELMQCVAVTDVGMRFLAQSPCLKNLTLQMCYEVTDDGVCEVARARDLESLTVESCNQITVEASHGAAKSVHYKVDCPSYYD; encoded by the coding sequence ATGTCTTGTCTATACTGTATTTCGATCACCTTTGATATGCACCGTTCTGGTCCGATTAATTTCAGTCCAGCGCGCCAGATAGCAGCTAAACCTGAAGATTGCCCAGCAATGTCATCAAAGTTGTCATTGGAGGATCTCCCGGATGCATTGCTCGCAGAGATTGTAAAGAGGATTGCCAACACAAGTGACCTGAAGTCCATTTCCCTTGTGTCAAAGCGTCTGTATACTATCGAGGCGGAGCAAAGAAGTTCTATCTGTGTTGGCTCTGACCTTTGTCCAGCGATAGATGCCTTGTCAGCACTCTGTTCCCGATTCCCCAATTTGTTGGAAGTAGAGATGGACTACTCTGGTTGGAAATTTCACTCGAATCTGctagaaaaacatattatcTCATTGCACTTACCTGTCCTGCGTGATCTCACCTTATACATTGATGATATTCGTATGGGTTGTCTAGCTTCTTGCAAAAATTTGATGTCCCTCAGGTTGAACTCTGTATCAGCGATAGGCTCACGTGGACTTCTCTCGGTAGCTGTTGGTTGCAAGAATTTAACTTCTCTCCACATTATTAAGTGCAACCATATTGTTAGCAGTGATAAGTGGCTGGAGTACATTGGCAGTGCTGGGTCACTGGAAGAACTTGTAGTGAAGAACTGCAAGAGAATCAGCCAGTATGATCTCCTAAAATTTGGCCCTGGATGGATGAAGCTCAAGAAGTTCGAGTTCAAGTTCAAGAGAAGTTTTCACAAATATGAACCTCGTGACCCCTGTTATGTGGATAACTATCAGTATGGATATGATTTCTGCTGTGAAAGTTTGAAGGATGTCACTTTGGCTACGGTTGTAACTAAACCAGAGGTAGGACTTCGCTGTCTCCTGACAAAGTGCAAAGCATTAGAGAGACTCTGCCTTCACTATGTAATTGGCATAAGTGATCATGATATCATTACAATCTCCCAGAAATGCAGCAACCTTAGAAGCATCTCACTTTCTCAAGAGATGTTGCTCTGTGAAATACCTGGAGGCACAGGCGTAATGGCTAGGACGCCACTGACTGATGACAGCCTCAATGCTCTAGCCCTGAGATCTCATATGCTTGAAGCTGTTGAGCTTATGTTTTATGGTTGTGCTCCTGATTGGCCATCTGAGATAGCCTTCACACAGGATGGCCTTGTGACACTCCTCCAGTCCTGTCCGATTCGTCATCTCGTGCTACGTGGTGCTAACTTCTTCGATGATGAAGGAATGGAGGCTCTCTCATCTGCACAATTCCTGGAGACACTGGAGCTTATGCAATGTGTTGCTGTAACTGATGTCGGGATGCGCTTTCTTGCACAAAGCCCATGTTTGAAGAATCTCACACTGCAGATGTGTTACGAGGTTACTGATGATGGAGTGTGTGAGGTGGCTCGTGCACGGGATTTGGAGTCTCTCACTGTCGAAAGCTGTAATCAGATTACTGTAGAAGCTTCGCATGGGGCTGCCAAATCCGTTCACTACAAAGTTGATTGCCCAAGCTACTACGATTGA